One region of Rana temporaria chromosome 9, aRanTem1.1, whole genome shotgun sequence genomic DNA includes:
- the TLR4 gene encoding toll-like receptor 4, translating into MDHRRTSLLIFCLTFHRAWSCCNLETHQISMNCYNCNLSTVPADLPEEINGLDLSFNPLKHLYNKSLSRLSQLQILDLTRCGISAIEDDAFSGLDALHTLILTGNPIKHWSQVAFTGLHSLRKLVIVETSLASLSELQVGHFPSLQELNAAKNCIDRLHIPSFLFKLHVLDLRANRITKINKGDLDNLRDADTSNLSLILSHNSINSIDPGAFRFIILQLLHLRGCLSHEDIMKASLNAISGLRVQKLLIGQYRNSPTKVHFKENLLEGLCGLEVEELTITGLYISFTNTFFDCMENITSLRFIHTNLYQFSRESIASNMQKFELKNSAIVNVPFYIVSELKHLKELRITNNKRLTNIDYSLQTLDKLEFLDLSKNNIMMQACCDKSIPGKSLKHLNFSYNSYIGLRSSFLNMPHLLSLDLSHSKVDSVGQFPIFMNLYNLTYLDLSYTSCHFVIHCSFCGLFNLVELRVPHTTFAPDILASVFHNLSGLRLLDMESCGLENLPNEMFGHLKRLQVLNLSKNKLMELPASVLLSLFALQHLNIRANNIQGLSNDTIQVLSKSLEKVDLSDNPYDCSCAQEQFLMWVHELSINNPNFSNHLECKTPEHLQGSLLRDVNLKCSWTLIYISMLLSVVVVFLLLLVYHFYLKNSFLYLCFCHRGFKKSATEKTYDAFVIHSSLDEEWVREELLPELEDGDPSFQLCVHYRNFEAGKLILENIFYNGICCSRNALVLLSPNFIESKWCSFEFRLALFWRFLEDECGIILILLEPIREDQLKHMYVLRKYLSSKTYLKWDKNDKEKEVFWKRLRKALTQSRKVDAPLLGRNQNGNV; encoded by the coding sequence GTGCGGTATATCTGCCATAGAAGATGATGCATTTTCTGGCCTTGACGCTTTGCATACATTAATCCTCACAGGAAACCCAATCAAGCATTGGTCCCAAGTGGCCTTCACCGGTCTACATTCTTTAAGAAAACTTGTTATCGTCGAAACATCTCTGGCAAGCCTTTCTGAACTTCAAGTTGGACATTTCCCATCGCTACAGGAATTAAATGCAGCTAAAAACTGTATCGATCGCCTTCATATTCCCTCCTTTTTATTTAAGCTTCATGTCCTTGATCTCCGTGCAAACCGTATCACCAAAATCAACAAAGGAGACCTAGACAACCTACGAGATGCAGACACCTCAAACCTCAGTCTCATTTTGTCTCATAATTCCATAAACTCTATTGATCCTGGGGCTTTTAGGTTCATTATCCTCCAACTATTACACCTACGAGGTTGCCTTTCTCACGAAGATATCATGAAGGCGAGCCTAAATGCCATTTCGGGTCTTCGCGTACAAAAGCTATTAATTGGACAGTACAGGAATTCTCCTACAAAGGTTCACTTCAAGGAAAATCTTTTAGAAGGGCTCTGTGGGTTGGAAGTTGAGGAGCTAACAATTACGGGGCTCTATATTAGCTTTACAAATACCTTTTTTGACTGTATGGAAAACATTACCTCTCTACGTTTCATACATACAAACTTATACCAATTCAGCCGTGAATCTATCGCTTCAAATATGCAGAAGTTCGAACTCAAGAACTCTGCCATTGTGAATGTGCCATTCTACATAGTATCAGAGTTAAAGCACCTTAAGGAACTCCGGATAACGAACAATAAACGACTCACCAACATTGACTATTCACTGCAAACATTAGACAAACTAGAGTTCCTAGATTTGAGTAAGAATAATATAATGATGCAGGCTTGTTGTGATAAATCAATTCCTGGGAAATCCCTTAAGCATTTGAATTTTAGCTATAATTCATACATCGGTTTGAGGAGTTCTTTTCTGAACATGCCTCATCTTCTGTCCTTAGACCTAAGTCACTCGAAGGTGGATAGTGTAGGACAATTTCCGATATTTATGAATTTATATAATCTGACTTATCTTGATCTGTCCTACACTTCATGTCATTTTGTGATTCACTGTTCCTTCTGTGGACTCTTCAATTTGGTAGAGCTCCGTGTACCCCATACCACATTTGCTCCCGATATACTGGCCTCTGTTTTCCATAACTTAAGTGGCCTCCGTCTTCTTGACATGGAATCTTGCGGATTGGAGAACTTACCCAACGAAATGTTTGGACACCTCAAACGATTGCAAGTTCTGAATCTGAGCAAGAACAAGCTGATGGAGCTTCCAGCATCTGTTCTGCTTTCTCTTTTTGCTCTACAACATTTAAATATACGTGCTAATAACATCCAGGGGTTATCTAACGATACCATCCAGGTTTTATCAAAAAGCTTGGAGAAAGTGGACCTTTCAGATAACCCCTATGACTGTTCTTGCGCCCAGGAACAATTCTTGATGTGGGTCCATGAGTTGAGCATCAACAATCCAAACTTCAGCAATCATTTGGAATGCAAGACACCAGAACACCTTCAAGGCTCGCTACTCCGGGACGTCAACTTGAAGTGCAGCTGGACCCTCATATATATCAGCATGTTGCTTAGTGTTGTGGTTGTGTTTCTTTTACTGCTGGTGTATCACTTCTACCTGAAAAACAGCTTTCTCTATTTATGTTTTTGCCACCGAGGCTTCAAAAAGTCAGCGACTGAGAAAACCTATGATGCCTTTGTCATACACTCCAGCCTAGATGAGGAATGGGTGAGGGAAGAACTCCTTCCGGAACTGGAAGATGGCGACCCATCATTTCAGCTTTGTGTACATTACAGAAACTTCGAAGCGGGCAAGCTGATccttgaaaacattttttacaatggTATTTGCTGTAGTCGGAATGCTCTTGTCCTCCTTTCTCCGAACTTCATTGAGAGCAAATGGTGTTCTTTTGAGTTTAGGTTGGCCCTGTTCTGGAGGTTCTTGGAGGATGAGTGTGGAATTATCCTTATCCTACTGGAACCCATCAGAGAAGATCAACTTAAACATATGTACGTCCTAAGAAAATACCTCAGCAGCAAAACCTACCTCAAATGGGATAAAAACGATAAAGAAAAGGAAGTCTTCTGGAAGCGATTAAGGAAAGCGTTGACGCAAAGTCGTAAAGTTGATGCTCCGCTTTTGGGTCGTAATCAGAATGGAAATGTGTAA